Part of the Catharus ustulatus isolate bCatUst1 chromosome 18, bCatUst1.pri.v2, whole genome shotgun sequence genome is shown below.
TAATTTCAGTGTCAAAGCTCTGTCTTTGCAAGTTTGCTGTACCTCTGGACCTTCCAGAATCACTTCTCCCAACAGTGGAGCCTTGGTTTTGCCAAGAAAATAGCAGATCCTGTGtcttcagtttaaaactgcAAGCTTGGAGGGATGGAAAAGATCTTATTTTCTCTATAAacagtgttaattttttttctacagaagaATTCAGCTCATATTTCAGGAGCTGGAGAGAACCACCAAGTTCATGCTGTACCCTGTGCTGAAGGTGATTTTTTGGTGGATCTATGGATTCTGTCTTGCTTAGTGAGACTTCTGGGCACTACAGTAATAAGAGAACAAAATACAAAGTGGAGGGTTTGTTCTTAAAGCCGAGTAACAGTCACCACTGAGCAGTTactctgctgcagggctgcccgTCCCTTCTTTCCACGGTAGTTCAGGCGGTTGAACTCCTCCATGACCTGCAGCATGCTCTTTCCTTTGGTCTCTGGCAGCACCAGGAATACAAAAATAGCCATGGACAGGCAGTATGTGAGGAAAATGATGAAACACAAATTACCAAGAGCTTCCtacaggaaagcaaagagaaaaaatgtgttcATAAACATTTATCTTGATTTCTTTATCTTAGGTTATAGAGTTCTGGGTTTGTATTTACTAAAAGGACTTGGTCAGAGACTGAGTTGATGTAAATGCTGCTTCAAATGACATCTGAGAGTGTTGGTGCCTCTGTCACTGTGTCTGTGTTGCCTGTGTCACTCTAACTTGTGTAGAGTTACAAGCATTTTGTGGGTTTGCTACACTTCCAGTAAGTACCTGGTTAAAAAGGAAGGGGCCACCAGAACTGCAATTAATTTGTTCTCTGTCCATTGCATGAAGTGTTGATAAGAGAAGTGTTGATGAGAGAAGCATGCTCTGGTTCAAAAGAGGTCTAACCAACCAGGAGGGGTGAATCCAACACTCTACTTTGCTTACCACAATGAACGGGAACACAAGCCCAAGGACGAAGAGTTGGATCCAGTTTGTAACACCATTAAAAACATAAGCACTTGGTCTGTATGactgaataaatatttctgtgatcAAGGGACATACTACTgctcctgaaaaaaatattgaagaaaGAAGGAAGTTCAGAAATTTTGCAAGATGCTTCTGTACCTCATACTTCACTCTGCTGCATAAGTTCATGGCCTCAAGTGGCCAGGAAGTGTCTGAAGTGGTGCTTGGCTCTTCAGAAAAAAGGCATGTGGGAATGCAATAGGAAATGAATTTTACCTCCTACCACAATTTGGAGGGAAATATCGACACCAGCACTGAATCAGAGGTAGGGATTCATGCCTGTCGTGGAACAGCTATGCCTGGGATCTGTCCTAAAGGCTGCAGTGAGGAAGGAATGAGTGAATACATGAAACTATTCCAGTAGAAAATACCAACCTGGCCCAATGCCAAAGCTCATGATGAAAATAAAGACAAGTGCAACAGAGCAGTATGGTACCCAGAAATAGGAGTCCTGTGGtaggaaatgaaaaacagataTTATCAGAaatctaaattttatttatctaGCTCCATTACAAATGTTCATCACTCCTAAGCATGTCAATGTTTAACATAGGTCTGTTTCCTCTACTTTCAGAAATTTCATGAGATAGCCTCAGCAGTGATCTTGGTTGTATAAAGCTACTGTCTTTAATTCATATGTACATGGCTGGGAACAGACCTCTATGAATATGATGGTTAGCCCCAAAAATACTTCTACTCACTAAAAACAACTtgtgggagggaaaaaaccatGATATTTGTCATACCATAAAACATGGGTACAGTTCTAACGCACCAGTGAGGTCTTACCTGTTGTGAGAGCGTGACTGTGAGGAGCCCTAGAGCCAAGGCCATCACTGTGTAGCTTTTCCACAGCAGTGTCTTCCTCCCTGCACGCTCGATGAGTAATCCCTGCAAGCAGGAGCAGATGCTGTCAGCTCCGAGGGACAGCCTgaggcactgctgagctgctccagtctCTGCCTTCACTGCCAGGAACCACTGGGGGACTGGGCACTGGGAGGTAGCACCTCTGGGAGTGTAAGGAAAGGCAGGTTGGGGGGCtgagcaggaccaggagctgcagggagcagcaggagctgcagggagcactggctgggcagaggagaTCACAGGTGGTGttctgcagggaaaggagagccaggcaggacagcagagTGGGAATGCTCGCACTGTTACATCACTGTGATTCCTACAGCCCTGAGTCCTACTGACAAATGACATCTGCTCTTCCTCCACAAGGGAGCTGGGATTCCCAAGTCTGGCCCAGAATGGGTTGCAATTTTGACAGAAGGACTCTCGACTCTTTCCAGGAGCTCAAAAGAACTGTCCATGTTTGCAGGGTGTGGGGAGAGGGCTCTGGGAAATCTGATTGGTTCTGTGGTTGCTTTGTTGCAAAAATTTGATTCGTGAAGCTCCATTTACAGTATTCCTAAAGATCAAAATGAGCAATGTATTACAACAGAacaaaattcagctgaaaagcCACTTACACACAGAACTGTGGAGAGGATCTCAGCGGTCCCAACCCCCAGGGACACATAATGGGTTTGAGCAGGGGGGATTCCAGCCTTTGTAAAGATACTGTATGCATAAAAGTAAACCTGGAAAGAATAGAGATTTGTGGAAGCCATACATATGTGACCATGTTTATACTAGTGTCTGTCTTTTTGGACAGAAAATAACTAACCAGACATTAACAAAATATCTCATCATATCACAGTCATCTTATCTAATCATCTTATCACAATAGGGCAATTCATAGGAATGCCTTCAGAAGACTCTTGCTAAAACATAGCTCTCAACTTATCCCAGGTCCCAGACTTCCAGGGGAAAGGGTTGTGATAAGCAGTAACCACAGAGCCCTCCTTAGGCACTGCTGAAGTCATTCTCAGCTCCTTGcagagttacagtaatttcacgaccataaggcgcaccggactataaggcgcatcccccgggagttggcaaatttcacaactttgtacattatataaggcacccgggactataaggcacactttttttttgcagcgaggctccgcccccagctccctccgcacggatgctggctgaggccccgcctaaacccggcagccattggccccggggcctgcctgtacccggcaggggcggtgctgcgggcccccaggcccgcctgtatccggcggggccggggcatggccgccacccctccgtgccaccTCACTGGGGCCAGGCCGTGGccaccgcccctccgtgccgcctccacctggcagccatggccctgctggctccccccgtggctcgcagctctcacttctgggtaggcaaattttttgaactttgtccatcagataaggcacaccggactataaggcgcacttccgggttccggggaaaattttagtcaaaagggtgcgccttatagaggtgaaattactgtacttttgctGAGAAGCttgccaggggagcagagggcagagcagagcagggcacgTACCACGTTGGTCCCGATGAGTTGCATGCAGGACACCACGAGGAACAGGCTGATGAGCTGCCAGCGCACTGCCCTGTCCCGCAGCAGCTCCCAAACGCTCTTGGCCTTCTCCCCACGGATGGCTTTCTGCTCTGACATCATGTCATCTATTTCAGCCATATGGTCCCcatctccccagagctgcttcacAGCTGGAAGGACAGGAGAGGTGACCAAGCTCACCAGCATAGACATGAATCCAGAAGATTATTTCCTGCTTTGCAGAATGTCTTATTAGGACTTCATGCTTTGTTCTTGTGTGAACTTCCTAGAGATCTGGGCTCAGATATGACGCAGCTTCACATCATTGGTGTCTATTTTCACCCATAAATCTTAATATGACTTCCCCTTTGGGCAATAGCTGCTGACAGTCTTTCAATGTAAATTCTTACCAATCCTTCCCTGAATACCCTCCTGCTAAAGCTGCAGTTCTAGTgcacaccccaaaacaccaacaAGATAAAATGACTcctacatattaaaaaaaagtttacatCCAGGGAGTTCTATCTTTTGGTACTTAAATACCCACAGTGGCTGTTGCTCAGTTTGTGTCAGTAGCTGCTATGGGGTTACTGAAGAACTGGAATGCTTACAGTACAGCATGACAGTGCAGAGCTCTCTTTCTCACATTGAAGGTACTGTATCTGTACTCTGACAGCTCAGGGCAGAATCTGCATTGCTGCAAATGCAAGCTGTGTGATCACCTCCCTTGGAGGACCCtggcagaggggaagggaaataCCAGGGCCAAGAGAACACTGATATCCAAACAGAAGAGGCTGACTTTCATCTAAGCTGAAGGTGCTTTCAGAGCCAAAACACCAAGAGTCTTTTTCCCACCTGTACCTCTCTTCCAGGCTCATCTGGGGCTTTACTgtgttttcccctttctcctgaAATGAATGATTTATGGCTCATTTCCTTACCTTTGATGCATCCCTCCTTGTCCTTTTGGTCAATGAGCAGGTAGCGAGGAGAGTCTGGGAAGAAGGGGAGGGTGAGAAGCTGAACCAGGACAGGGACTGCATTGGCTGCCAGGAGAATTGGCCAGAGAGCCTCCACTCCAAGAACTTCTCTGGAACAAAAGCAGCAGGGTGAGAGAGGCTGAGGAACCGTGTGTGCTGGCCATgtgagcagaggcagacaggggtcatcccccagccctgtcccggCAGCTCCCACCCAGGAGTGTCCAGCAGGGAGTGCAGAGAGCATCGCCTGCAGCACGGGAGCTGGGCggtgctggctcctgctgctcactgctgggcacagcaaAGCCCCTgtgttctgctgcagcagctgagggctcACAGCGACCGACAGTCCCAGCGCTGAAGGAAAACCTGCAGGGGCTGATCCCTCTGTTTCTGATCCAAATAGGTTCACATTACCATTATTACAAGATCCATGAGTTACAGGACTGCTACTGACTGTCCCAAATAGCCACTGAGCATAGGCATTGTAGACTGTGCATTGCTTGTGTTTTAATAATGGAAGAATTTGAGTATGTTTTAGACTCTCTTACCTGAGACCCAGAACAAATCCTACAAATTTTCCAGCAGCAATGGAGGTAGAAGCTGTTATGGCAATCAGCCCTCGGAGCTTCCGTGGAGCACATTCCCCAGCATACATGATATGGACATTCTGAGCTAAACCTGCAGTGACAAAGGACTCTCAGGGAAATGCAAATCCTCCTAGGTCTGGTGTTTTGGAGGGGACCACTATGGACACTGCCCGTAGGGGCTGGCTCTCAGATACATTTTTATCTGTGCTGAGGATGTGGCTGCCTGACATGCAGCATGTGTCCCATGCTGTGACCTTGTGCCTTTGCTagatatttcattaaataagtATGGGAAATCTGTCCTTCAGCAGGCTGGCCTTCTCTTACATTGTTTCCTACAGCCACATATACAGACAGGACTGTGGTTACTCCCTCTAGTCTTAGATGACATTTTTCAGTGCCTATTCAGATGCTACgtgctttattttctgcttgaaaCCACCAAGTTGGCAAATGTTGTACATTCTATTTGCTCAgtgaattaattaatatttatcctctcaatttttttcccagattagTATTATCTTTATCCAACTGCTCAGGGATCAAAAGCACTGGTGGAATGTAACCTTCTGAGGCATCTGGAAATTAGAGCTGAAAATTCTAATGGAATTGGCTTGGAAACCATTCCCTTGTCTGTAATGTAGAGGGCAGCATCAGCCCCAGCTAAAAGCAACAGGACCAACAGAGGCCAGCTCTATTGAGTGAGCATGCTTCCCTGAAATATTGCATGTTTTGGCTCATCAGAAGTTGGCAGTACCTTTTGTACAGATTGGATGCAAAgatagaagagaaaaagagattgTGAACTGCTTTTGTCTCTGGTGGTTCTTTGCCACCAGAGCATGAGAGTACTGATATGGATCGTGTGCTCTCTTAGCAGCCcactcagccagcagagaaagaccgggGCCTTGCAAGAGAGTTCCACAGGAGtcttttatttcatgtgaaaggGGGTCTAGCAGAAAGCCCTGTTAGACAAAGgggagacagtcatatttatagatTCAAAGAGGATTTAAATTATACAaaaaacagcatccaatctaagccaaaagttctaaaggtaaaCTAATCAATTCAGGAGCTAATTTCTAGCAATTATTTTCCAAAGTGATAAGAAAGTGTACGAATTCCTAAAGAATTCGttcaaccttggtatctaggatacctcATCTATTACAGCAAATTCCAGGGGTCTGGTGTGGACAGTTTAGGAGGATTTGTATCATCCACAGGAGATGTCATACATTACTAATTTAATTATGTTTGTGGTTTCTTATTTAGTTAAAAATGCACTCAGCAATCATGTTCTCTGCAGAACGTAGTAAAAAATCTGTGATCTGTTTACTCAGGCTGGTGAACCCCTGTGACCCTCAGTCACTGCTCTTCCCACTAGTTGATACCAAAGGCAGGAATGCCAATTTACCTCCACAGACTCCAGAAAATAACCTTCCAGCCATGATCATCTCAAAAGACCCACACAGCCGGCTGAGTCCCATCAGAGCtgcacccagcagagcagggatgttgGCAAGCAGCAGGGCCTTCTTCCTGGAATTCATTCAAATTAATGTGAGCATAAATACTGCTCTTGCCTCATTCACAGCCTGACAGGAGTGGCATGAATTGTACTGTGGTGACAGACTCAGTGCTGGCTTCTGAGACCAGCTGAAGTAAATGGGAAATGGCAATGGGGAAACTTGTCACAGACTGATAAGTTAGTTGAAGATTTTGATGCCTCTAGTGGAGTCAATATCTACACTAGAGAGCAAGCTTTGTGAGTGGCTGTCTCTGAAATTCTCTCTAAAATGCATGTACTTCTTGTATGACTTCCCTGGACTGGATTTGATTTTGGCTTTATAAGGGAGAGGGTATGATTTCCCTTGTGATCATTGGCAGATTTTCCATTCTGTTTCTTCACTATACTGGTCTTTCATTGGAAGCCCTGGGCTGCTCACAATGCCACATTACGAGCAGTGTTTCTCCTGAGACACAGTATATTTTTCTGCAGTGGTGAGTGTAAACAGAAGGACTGGTGTAACCACTCTTCCTACCTTCCAAACCTAACAGACAAGTACCCAGCAGACGAGGAGCCCAGGAGCCCACCGATGCTGTAAATGGACACAGTAAAGGACCACACCAAGGTGATCATGTCTGCACTGGGAGAGGAGCCATATCTCTTCAGCCAGGTCTCCCGGATGAAACTTTGGAtgaactttaaaagaaaaaaaacaaaaacaaactgtgGACTCAATCAACATGTGTTTGCATAATTGCACTGCATTTTTAGTTCTCTTACCTGCTTATTGGTCTTTTTGACACATTTCTATCGATAATGTTGGTTGAAATCTTAGCCCCAGTGAAATCAATGGGAATTTTGCCATTAACAACCCTGAAGCTGATGTTTTAGCAATGAGATCCAATGAATAAATATATCAATATTAAGTATCAGCTGTGAGTGCCACTAAGAGAATGGTAGCCTGGTCTTCTGCTTCTGTGCTAAACTCTGATTTTTTCTCTACCTGATCTTTTCCTGCTAATCTGTGGTAACAATATGAGCTGAGTGTGCTTGGTACCATTCAGGATGACAAGCACCTTCCCgagttttccttttccagctaCAGCTACAACTACTGACTTCAGCTCTAGAGCTACAGTCCTTCCCTGCCCTATTTCACCTTACAGCCACTTGGAAATAGTGTGTGTGGTCAAGCATATGGTACAAGGGATCCCTGAGCAATGGAGAGAGGAGAGTGCCCTGGGAGCAGTCCCACTCAGTAGGGGGAAATGGGTGACTTTATGGATATCATTcatccttccctttcccagttcTGTCACATCAGACAGAAATTCAAACCTCATGAAATATAAGAGCAGTAGCAGCTACTCTTAGAACTAAGAAGCCACGATAAGTCTAATTTTGAAAGCACAAGTAAAAAGCTAGCCATTGCATACAGAGGCATGAATGCCAGAGAACAGTGAAATCCTTGTAGCTCACTCTTTGAGCTCTCCATGCTTACCTCAGCAGGAGAATTGATAATGGAGACCTGCAATCCATAGTGGAAAGCTCCAGTAATGCCCAGGACAAAAGCCAGGAGAAAAAGGTTGTAGCTCATTTTcttgcaggaaataaaaacagcaaacaaagtAGTTCAGCTATCCAGACATGCCTCCAAATGTCTTGTGTTTCCCCTGGGAGCTCTAACAATTTGAGCAATGCCACacacctgcctgctgctccttggtCCTCTGAGACCAAGGAGCCAGCAATGGGAAACCACAGCTACTAAAGCCTGGGGCAGTGAGAGCACTGAGTACAGACCAAGCCCACGGGTGCCTCCCAGAAGCCAGTTACACGCTTCAGTGCTTCTGTCTTCAGCTTTGGCCATCTTAATCTGCACTGTCATAGTCGTGGGAGCATAGTGCAATGTGCAAGCATTTTATAAATAAGTCAATCTATTTGTCctttttcctcatcctttccCACTTGTAAGCTCACCTAAATGAATGTTTTTCTCAGTGACTTGGCTGAGACTAAACATTTGGGCATTGAAGGGCATTCCTGACTCCATAGTTTATTCACCTTTTCTTGAACTCTCTGATAGGAGGCTTAAGAATATAGGACTGCAATACATGCACCTCAACCCCTCCCACTGCCACTGCTCCCTGTTACTGACTGTCCTGGGAATATTCTGGCCAGCAATGAGATGCTGCACCTCTATGCCTGGAATATTTCGTATTCAAACAATGACTGCCAAGCATTTACAAGCTGATTTATAATCAGGGGAATGCCATTGTTTGAATGGGTATCAAACCTCTTCACATCAACTTGCATGCAAAGGCAGTAATCCCCACTTGCAATCTAGGTCTTTCCTGATACTTTCTTTGGCTACtttagaaaaattttattttaatatagaGCAAGAGGAGCCTGAGAATATATTTCAACACATCATTTTTGTTCTGTCATAGTGTTTACGCTCCCTTTGGTTTGCCATgctgtgtggtttttgttgttgtgttggTTGCTGATGAAGCTGGGGATAGCTGGTGAGCTCTGTGCTactgccagggctctgggcgtgctctggcagcagctgtgcacagTAAGAGCTGTGGGAGATGAGTGAAGGACAATGAGGAAAGCAACAATGGAAGTCAAAGTCCAAGGACTGGCGCAAACTAGAGTGGGCTGGCTTGGACTCCCAAAGTCATGGGCTGGGTAATCATTCATCACATCCAAAGGAAAAGTTCGTGAGTGCTACCTCGAGCCTcaattcagaaaagcaaaaagctttTCTAAGCTTTTTTCTAAGCCCAACTTGGCCAAGACAGACAATGCCTGTGCATCCAGCTGTTGAATTGTCAGTTGACTGATCAATTGACTCTCTAAGAGGAATGGTCATTGGTGGAATGTTCAAGTCCGTATCCCTATAATAGATGGCAGATGCTAGAAAAGTTTTATATCAGTTTTAAATCCTGAGTGGAAAATCTTCAGTTTTATCCATAATTTTTGAAGGGCAACATACAAGATGGTTCTGTTAAAAGGCTTTTACAAGTTATTCAAATAGCTTAGTGGAGAATTCCTTCTCCTGTGAGTGGCTGCCCT
Proteins encoded:
- the LOC117004859 gene encoding uncharacterized protein LOC117004859, which translates into the protein MNKLQRLLQNKILVLTICAAGIGGTFQYGYNLSIINAPASYIQMFMNTTWLERMGVPLESNVILLLWSFTVSAYPLGGLTGAVVAGPMAIMLGRKMSLLLNNVFVIIAAALSGFSRMAKSFEMIMLSRFFTGVNAGVSMNIQPMYLAESAPKKLRGAVALTSASFTALGLVLGQVVGLRELLGGEESWPFLLASNLVPALIQLTALPWLPESPRYLLIDRGDKESCISALQKLRGTSELSAELEEMLAEQAAVKGQRAKNPWELFQNPALRWQLVSIVVLSSAMQLCGNDSMYSYAAYVFQEAGIPQDKIPYVVIGTGSCELITSVTCNMIIDYAGRRPLLLGGYIFMAGWAIVFMVALSQQTQISWMPYLSMACIFAYILSFGIGPAGVTGVLPTEVFDQMSRPAAYMICGSLLWFNLFLVGTAFPFIVKSLAHFCYIPFLVVCVCTALYVWFILPETKGKSFLEISEEFRKRNFKTKTRAGFYKGPEEIKTTTFCCQSTPRALAVAQSSPAIPSFISNQHNNKNHTAWQTKGSKMSYNLFLLAFVLGITGAFHYGLQVSIINSPAEFIQSFIRETWLKRYGSSPSADMITLVWSFTVSIYSIGGLLGSSSAGYLSVRFGRKKALLLANIPALLGAALMGLSRLCGSFEMIMAGRLFSGVCGGLAQNVHIMYAGECAPRKLRGLIAITASTSIAAGKFVGFVLGLREVLGVEALWPILLAANAVPVLVQLLTLPFFPDSPRYLLIDQKDKEGCIKAVKQLWGDGDHMAEIDDMMSEQKAIRGEKAKSVWELLRDRAVRWQLISLFLVVSCMQLIGTNVVYFYAYSIFTKAGIPPAQTHYVSLGVGTAEILSTVLCGLLIERAGRKTLLWKSYTVMALALGLLTVTLSQQDSYFWVPYCSVALVFIFIMSFGIGPGAVVCPLITEIFIQSYRPSAYVFNGVTNWIQLFVLGLVFPFIVEALGNLCFIIFLTYCLSMAIFVFLVLPETKGKSMLQVMEEFNRLNYRGKKGRAALQQSNCSVVTVTRL